The genomic interval CACGGCCGGTTTGGCGCGCCAGTCGGTGAGCTGCATCAGGCGGCTGCCCCGGCCGCCGGCCAGGATCATGGCGAAGGTCGAGCGGGTCAGATGGCTGACGAAGCGCGTGTGCGGCGTCTGCGTATTTGCCTCGGGATTGCCCTGCATGGTCTCTCCTTCCTGGGGCTACAATGCGGCCCTCAAAGTCTAATGCGCCGTAGTCTTTATGACCAGACCACCGTTTTCCGCGTTGCTCGAGGCGCGCAGTCATGATCCGTTCGGCACGCTCGGGTTGCGCCGTGACGGTAATGCCTGGCTGCTGCGGGTATTCCAGCCGCATGCGCAGGCGGTGGCTGTCGAATGGCTGGCGGCGGATCGGCCCGGCGTTCCGCCGGACTGCGTCGGCAGCGATTCCCTGCGGCGCGTCGATGCCGCCGGTATCTTCGAGTGGCGCGGCCGGCTGCCCGACGGCCTCACCGCTGCCCGGCCGCAATATGCCCTGCTGATCGACGAAGGAAAGTCCGGCCGGGCGGCGCAGTGCCAGCGCATCCGCGACCCCTACGCCTTTCCTCCGCAGCCGCCGGCGGATGATCTCTATCTGTTCAACGAAGGGCGCAACTGCCAGAGCCATCGCCTGCTCGGCGCGGCCTGCGGGATACGCCACGACGGTGTGGATGACCTCGACGATACGGCCAGCGAGTGGGCGCACGGGGTGCCGGGCGTGACGTTTCGCGTCTGGGCGCCGAATGCCGAACGGGTTTCGGTGATCGGGCCGTTCAATCGCTGGGATGGCCGCGTGCATCAGATGCAATCGCTGGGCGCCAGCGGCATCTGGGAGCTGTTCATTCCGCATCTGGCCGCGGGGACGCTGTACAAATATGAAATACGCAATCGGGGCAGCGGGGCCGTCATCGTCAAGAGCGATCCGTATGCGCGGCAGTTCGAGCATCGTCCGGCGACGGCTTCGCGCGTGGTCGACGAATCCACGCATGTCTGGCGGGACGGCGGCTGGCTGGGACGGCGGGCAATGCGCGACTGGCTGCATGCGCCGCTGTCGATCTATGAAGTGCATGCCGGTTCCTGGATGCGCCATGTCGACGGCAGCTTCTACGGCTACCGGGAACTCTCCGAGCGCCTGATTCCCTATGTGCTGGAGCTGGGCTTCACCCACATCGAATTCATGCCGCTGATGGAACATCCGCTCGACGAGTCGTGGGGCTATCAGAGCACCGGCTACTTCGCGCCGACTTCGCGTTTCGGCACGGCCGACGACCTGCGCTTCCTGATCGACGCATGCCATCGCGCCGGTCTCGGCGTCATTCTCGACTGGGTGCCCGGCCATTTTCCGAACGACGAATTCGCGCTTGCCCATTTCGACGGCAGCCCGCTCTACGAGCACGAGGACCCGCGTCTCAAGTATCAGCCGGACTGGGGCACGCACGTTTTCAACTTCGGCCGCAACGAAGTGAGGAGCTTCCTGCTTTCCAGCGCGCATTACTGGTTGTCCGAGTTCCATGCCGACGGCCTGCGCGTCGATGCCGTCGCTTCGATGCTGTATCTCGACTACTCGCGCAAGGCGGGCGAATGGCTGCCGAATCGCCACGGCGGCCGCGAGAACCTGGAAGCCATCCAGTTTTTCCAGGAACTCAACACCATGGTGCATCGCGAGTTTCCCGGCGCGCTGACGATGGCCGAGGAGTCGACCGCCTGGCCGATGGTCTCGCGTCCGGTGCATCTGGGCGGGCTCGGATTCTCG from Sterolibacterium denitrificans carries:
- the glgB gene encoding 1,4-alpha-glucan branching protein GlgB, producing the protein MTRPPFSALLEARSHDPFGTLGLRRDGNAWLLRVFQPHAQAVAVEWLAADRPGVPPDCVGSDSLRRVDAAGIFEWRGRLPDGLTAARPQYALLIDEGKSGRAAQCQRIRDPYAFPPQPPADDLYLFNEGRNCQSHRLLGAACGIRHDGVDDLDDTASEWAHGVPGVTFRVWAPNAERVSVIGPFNRWDGRVHQMQSLGASGIWELFIPHLAAGTLYKYEIRNRGSGAVIVKSDPYARQFEHRPATASRVVDESTHVWRDGGWLGRRAMRDWLHAPLSIYEVHAGSWMRHVDGSFYGYRELSERLIPYVLELGFTHIEFMPLMEHPLDESWGYQSTGYFAPTSRFGTADDLRFLIDACHRAGLGVILDWVPGHFPNDEFALAHFDGSPLYEHEDPRLKYQPDWGTHVFNFGRNEVRSFLLSSAHYWLSEFHADGLRVDAVASMLYLDYSRKAGEWLPNRHGGRENLEAIQFFQELNTMVHREFPGALTMAEESTAWPMVSRPVHLGGLGFSMKWNMGWMNDTLDYMQKDPVHRRFHHQRLTFGQLYAYSENFILPLSHDEVVHGKRALLAKMPGDDWQRRANLRLLLAYQMTMPGKKLLFMGGEFGVPHEWRCNEELPWRLLDDPCHAGLQALMRDLNRLHVSCPALHELDFEAGGFSWIDCHDSEQSVISWLRHARDGRCLAVVCNFTPVPRHGYRIGVPQAGVWREVLNTDSTYYGGSNLGNGGVGGLQAVGSWMGRPASLVLDLPPLAAVVLEPAD